The following proteins are co-located in the Spea bombifrons isolate aSpeBom1 chromosome 3, aSpeBom1.2.pri, whole genome shotgun sequence genome:
- the CLDN1 gene encoding claudin-1 → MANAGLQILGYFIACLGWVGFIVATAIPQWKMSSFTGGAIITAQATYEGLWMSCVMQSTGQMQCKTYDSLLQLDRTLQATRALMVCGILAGFFAVCIAAVGMKCLTCLQDDEVKKAKVAVVGGIIFIIAGLCVLIATAWYGHRIAQDFYSIITPTNAKYEFGPSLFIGWAAAALAIIGGALLCCSCPKKEVSYPPPRSYNKNAPSAGKDYV, encoded by the exons ATGGCCAACGCAGGCTTACAAATTTTAGGATATTTCATAGCTTGTCTAGGTTGGGTTGGGTTTATAGTGGCTACTGCTATTCCTCAATGGAAAATGTCCTCCTTCACTGGAGGTGCCATTATCACTGCTCAGGCGACCTATGAAGGCCTCTGGATGTCGTGTGTCATGCAGAGCACTGGACAGATGCAGTGCAAGACCTATGACTCGCTGCTGCAGTTGGACA GAACTTTGCAGGCCACTCGAGCATTGATGGTTTGTGGGATCCTCGCGGGGTTCTTCGCAGTGTGCATTGCTGCAGTGGGGATGAAATGCCTGACGTGCCTTCAAGATGATGAAGTGAAAAAGGCTAAAGTTGCAGTAGTGGGTGGAATCATCTTCATTATTGCTG GTCTTTGTGTGCTGATAGCAACAGCCTGGTATGGACACAGAATTGCCCAAGacttttacagtataataactCCCACCAATGCCAA gtATGAGTTTGGTCCATCTCTGTTTATTGGGTgggctgctgctgctttggCAATCATCGGTGGTGCCCTGTTGTGCTGCTCTTGTCCTAAGAAAGAGGTATCCTACCCACCACCCAGAAGCTATAACAAGAATGCACCCTCTGCAGGAAAAGACTATGTGTAA